In Oncorhynchus gorbuscha isolate QuinsamMale2020 ecotype Even-year linkage group LG02, OgorEven_v1.0, whole genome shotgun sequence, a single genomic region encodes these proteins:
- the LOC123993402 gene encoding claudin-like protein ZF-A89 yields MSSAGLQVLGIFLAIIGWLGDIVICALPMWKVTAFIGNNIVTAQTFWEGLWMNCVQQSTGQMQCKVYDSLLALPPYLQAARALVIISILVAVIGILLSVAGGKCTNCIEDKEAKSKVAIASGVFFLVAGVLCLIPVSWCANTVIRDFYNPLLTDVQRRELGASLFIGWASAGLMLVGGALLCCQCPLREERGYSAKYSAPNRGAYI; encoded by the coding sequence ATGTCCTCTGCTGGGCTCCAGGTTCTGGGCATCTTCCTGGCTATTATTGGTTGGCTAGGGGACATTGTCATCTGCGCGCTCCCCATGTGGAAGGTGACGGCTTTCATAGGCAACAACATCGTGACTGCACAGACCTTCTGGGAAGGCCTGTGGATGAACTGCGTGCAGCAGAGCACAGGCCAGATGCAGTGTAAGGTTTACGACTCCTTGCTAGCTCTCCCCCCGTACCTCCAGGCTGCCAGAGCTCTGGTGATCATCTCCATCCTTGTGGCCGTGATCGGCATCCTACTCTCCGTGGCCGGGGGGAAGTGCACCAACTGCATTGAGGACAAGGAGGCCAAGTCTAAGGTGGCCATCGCATCCGGTGTGTTCTTCCTAGTCGCTGGCGTCCTCTGCCTGATCCCCGTGTCCTGGTGCGCCAACACTGTTATCAGGGACTTCTACAACCCGCTGCTCACTGACGTGCAGAGGAGAGAGCTGGGAGCTTCACTGTTCATCGGCTGGGCCTCTGCTGGCCTAATGCTCGTCGGGGGTGCGCTTCTCTGCTGCCAGTGCCCTCTGCGCGAAGAGAGGGGGTACTCTGCCAAATATTCCGCCCCCAATAGAGGGGCCTACATCTGA